In Fundulus heteroclitus isolate FHET01 chromosome 16, MU-UCD_Fhet_4.1, whole genome shotgun sequence, a single genomic region encodes these proteins:
- the LOC118566290 gene encoding uncharacterized protein LOC118566290, whose protein sequence is MSSTVVSLCTSDLNDFRTRFIKEPCLSCASLLPVSCMLQQKNSASCDDAPEEDPMEHIFDPNFDGERKIYAGSSVSVRALLLLLLAFILKHDLSKAATKDLLALLQLLLPGCIPSSLRFLKKHVTDVDNKTELHLYCPRCENYLGIDPGTECGVCQQRLSKKSLLEKANYFLVMPLETQLRKILTRVHSKLGKHVTRGDCLSDINSGGEYKHDEQEGSITLTFTCDSAPLLNSSKFSVWPILCTINELPYAERCRNVLLHTLWFGKGKPLLQCFFTPFINELHKLSHEGFTWEDDSGLELNTRVTAKVCVCDSKARSAVQNFQPFSSEFGCGFCYHKGELVQKGRGFSRVYPVQADGCDLRHMAETEQLATLVIENGYPQGQMGVKGHSPLLLLPSFDIIKGFIPDYMHSVCLGVVPELVNLWLDPLYARKRFHLSPQSLKELDKALCAIQPPDEIRQRPRRLSDRMHWEASEWRAFALLYSPVLLSKVLPKLYYKHWMLLVSSLHILLSQFASQEEVSCAELCLVQFVSQVQSLYGLEHCSFNCHLLMHLSDCARSWGLLWANSAFVYQDVHSRLLQLYSRTESASPHTFKQFFSYDEMIRRGSDVLKDASAEITDLFSSMTSCGILTRSSNYISEDAFTLGCGSPRSLTVRELAALQSKDSWPVTEYSRFVCRDMLVTTLDYSVSCKRNNSVIETTGGFVLVESVVVVEKPCSCGKPSGCCCRELVVFGRKLLLANSQPTIQNAQLDRNIAKFLVRVRSSEEVCAVACQDVVGKCFVMEQKGRLYVMRMPVIASL, encoded by the exons ATGAGCAGCACTGTTGTCTCTTTGTGCACCTcagatttaaatgattttagaaCCAGGTTTATTAAAGAACCGTGTCTTTCCTGTGCATCACTGTTACCTGTCTCTTGCATGTTGCAGCAGAAGAACTCTGCTTCGTGTGACGATGCTCCAGAGGAAGATCCAATG GAACACATCTTTGACCCAAACTTTGACGGCGAGAGGAAGATTTACGCTGGATCTTCAGTCAGTGTGAgagctctcctcctcctcctcctggcctTCATCCTGAAGCACGACTTGTCCAAAGCCGCCACCAAAGACCTCCTGGctctgctccagctgctgctgcccgGATGCATCCCCAGCTCTCTGCGCTTTCTAAAGAAACATGTGACTGACGTGGACAACAAGACGGAGCTGCACCTGTACTGCCCCAGGTGTGAGAACTACCTGGGCATAGACCCCGGCACTGAGTGCGGCGTGTGTCAGCAGCGCTTGAGCAAAAAGAGTCTGCTGGAGAAGGCCAACTACTTCCTGGTGATGCCGTTAGAAACCCAGCTGAGGAAAATCCTCACGCGCGTTCACTCCAAGCTGGGCAAACACGTTACCAGGGGCGACTGCCTGTCTGACATCAACAGCGGGGGGGAATACAAGCACGACGAGCAGGAGGGCAGCATCACGCTCACCTTCACCTGTGACAGCGCTCCTCTCCTCAACTCCTCCAAGTTCTCCGTCTGGCCCATCCTGTGCACCATCAACGAGCTTCCGTACGCGGAGCGCTGCAGGAACGTCCTGCTGCACACGCTGTGGTTCGGCAAAGGCAAGCCGCTGCTGCAGTGCTTCTTCACGCCCTTCATCAACGAGCTCCACAAGCTCTCTCACGAGGGCTTCACCTGGGAGGACGACAGCGGCCTGGAGCTCAACACCAGGGTGACGGCCAAAGTGTGTGTCTGCGACTCCAAGGCGCGCTCGGCGGTGCAGAACTTCCAGCCCTTCAGCTCGGAGTTCGGCTGCGGGTTCTGCTACCACAAAGGTGAGCTGGTGCAGAAGGGCCGCGGTTTCAGCAGAGTCTATCCCGTACAGGCGGACGGCTGCGACCTGCGGCACATGGCCGAGACGGAGCAGCTGGCCACCCTGGTGATTGAAAACGGTTACCCACAAGGCCAAATGGGCGTGAAAGGCCACagcccgctgctgctgctgccttccTTTGACATCATCAAAGGCTTCATCCCAGACTACATGCACAGCGTTTGTCTCGGCGTCGTTCCTGAGCTCGTCAATCTGTGGCTGGACCCGCTCTATGCCAGGAAGCGCTTCCACCTTTCCCCGCAGAGTCTGAAGGAGCTGGACAAAGCTCTGTGTGCCATCCAGCCTCCAGACGAGATCAGACAGAGGCCTCGGCGCCTCAGTGACAGGATGCATTGGGAAGCATCTGAGTGGAGAGCCTTTGCTCTCCTCTACTCTCCTGTGCTGCTGAGCAAAGTTTTACCAAAGCTCTACTACAAACACTGGATGCTTCTCGTTTCATCCCTCCACATCCTGCTCTCCCAGTTTGCCTCTCAGGAGGAGGTGAGCTGTGCAGAGCTGTGCCTGGTGCAGTTCGTCTCTCAGGTCCAGTCTCTGTACGGCCTGGAGCACTGCTCCTTTAACTGCCACCTGCTGATGCACCTGAGCGACTGCGCCCGCAGCTGGGGTCTGCTGTGGGCCAACTCGGCCTTCGTCTACCAGGACGTCCACAGCAGACTCCTGCAGCTCTACTCCAGGACCGAGTCTGCGTCGCCGCACACGTTCAAGCAGTTTTTCTCCTACGATGAGATGATCAGAAGAGGAAGCGATGTGCTGAAGGATGCCAGCGCAGAAATCACAGACCTCTTCTCCTCCATGACCAGCTGCGGCATCCTTACCAGGTCCTCCAACTACATCAGTGAGGATGCGTTTACTTTGGGATGTGGCTCTCCCAGGTCCCTGACTGTCAGAGAGCTGGCTGCACTGCAGAGCAAAGACTCATGGCCCGTTACTGAATACTCGCGCTTTGTCTGCAGAGACATGCTGGTCACCACTCTGGACTACAGCGTCTCGTGCAAAAGGAACAACTCGGTCATAGAAACCACCGGCGGCTTTGTTCTTGTGGAGTCCGTGGTCGTGGTGGAAAAGCCGTGCAGCTGTGGCAAACCGtccggctgctgctgcagggagCTGGTGGTCTTCGGCAGAAAACTGCTGCTGGCCAACTCCCAGCCAACCATCCAGAACGCACAACTCGACAGGAACATCGCCAAGTTCCTGGTGAGGGTGAGGAGCTCGGAGGAAGTGTGCGCTGTGGCGTGTCAGGACGTTGTTGGGAAGTGCTTTGTGATGGAGCAGAAGGGTCGGCTGTACGTCATGAGGATGCCGGTGATTGCCTCGTTATAA